The Magnolia sinica isolate HGM2019 chromosome 9, MsV1, whole genome shotgun sequence genome contains a region encoding:
- the LOC131256609 gene encoding uncharacterized protein LOC131256609 — MEWRKSYLDLMLVPCGLLLSILYHGWLWHKVRTQPKSTIIGINAAGRRLWVLAIMKDNDKKNILAVQTLRNTIMGASLMATTSILLCSGLAAILSSTYSIKKPLNDTVYGSHGEFMMALKYVTLFMIFLFSFLCHSLSIRFVNQVNFLINTPQDLAVVMTPEYVAHLLEKGFILNTVGNRLFYAALPLLLWILGPVLVFLCSITMIPILYSHDIVYGDVNKDKNGGQIEEVREKGFTVV; from the exons atggagtgGAGGAAGAGCTATTTGGACTTGATGCTCGTGCCCTGTGGGCTACTTCTCAGCATTTTGTACCATGGATGGCTGTGGCATAAGGTTAGAACACAACCCAAGAGCACAATCATAGGTATCAATGCAGCTGGTCGACGGTTATGGGTGCTCGCCATCATGAAG GACAACGACAAAAAGAACATCCTAGCCGTCCAAACACTCCGAAACACAATCATGGGCGCCAGCCTGATGGCCACCACCTCCATCCTCCTATGTTCCGGCCTCGCCGCCATCCTCAGCAGCACATACAGCATCAAGAAGCCACTCAATGACACAGTCTACGGTTCCCACGGCGAGTTCATGATGGCCCTCAAGTATGTCACACTCTTCATGATCTTCCTCTTCTCTTTCCTGTGCCACTCCCTCTCTATCAGGTTCGTGAATCAGGTGAACTTCCTGATCAATACCCCACAAGATCTTGCGGTCGTAATGACACCAGAGTACGTGGCCCATCTACTGGAGAAAGGATTCATCCTCAACACTGTAGGGAATAGACTGTTCTATGCAGCACTTCCACTTTTACTTTGGATATTAGGGCCTGTGTTAGTGTTCTTGTGCTCAATTACCATGATACCCATATTGTACAGTCATGATATTGTGTATGGGGATGTTAATAAGGATAAAAATGGTGGGCAAAtcgaggaagtgagagagaagggTTTCACTGTAGTGTGA